A single genomic interval of Gammaproteobacteria bacterium harbors:
- a CDS encoding CPXCG motif-containing cysteine-rich protein — MYELPSTTLACPYCGETVSVEMDTAGEAQDFIEDCPVCCRAIEFTA; from the coding sequence ATGTACGAGCTGCCCAGCACCACGCTCGCCTGCCCCTACTGTGGCGAGACCGTGTCCGTGGAAATGGATACCGCCGGGGAGGCCCAGGACTTCATCGAGGACTGCCCGGTCTGCTGTCGCGCCATCGAATTTACCGCC